The following coding sequences lie in one Dysgonomonas mossii genomic window:
- a CDS encoding helix-turn-helix domain-containing protein — translation MAVIFIKNMVCNRCILVINAELEKIGIKVNSIKLGEVSLEKELSKDEKTRLINSLNLLGFELIDDSRSQIIEQIKNIIIRCVHYEEASLKLNLSEILSTELHHDYHYLSNLFSKIEGITIEKYLIAQRIERVKELLVYDELSLNEIAFLLNYSSVAYLSNQFKKTTGLTPSHFKQIKEDKRKPLDKV, via the coding sequence ATGGCTGTAATATTTATAAAAAACATGGTATGCAATCGCTGTATATTGGTGATAAATGCTGAATTGGAAAAAATTGGCATTAAAGTGAACAGCATTAAACTGGGTGAGGTTTCTTTGGAAAAAGAACTATCTAAAGATGAGAAGACCAGATTAATCAATAGCCTAAATTTATTAGGATTTGAACTCATTGATGATTCCCGAAGCCAAATTATTGAACAAATTAAAAATATTATCATCCGATGTGTTCATTACGAAGAAGCGAGTCTGAAATTAAATCTTTCAGAAATATTAAGTACTGAATTACACCATGATTATCATTATTTATCAAATCTATTTTCTAAGATAGAAGGTATAACAATAGAAAAATATTTAATTGCACAGAGGATCGAAAGAGTTAAAGAATTATTGGTCTATGATGAACTATCTTTAAATGAGATAGCCTTTCTCCTTAATTATTCAAGTGTTGCATATCTTAGCAACCAATTTAAAAAAACTACAGGGCTCACCCCAAGTCATTTTAAACAAATAAAAGAGGATAAAAGAAAACCATTAGATAAGGTGTAA
- a CDS encoding heavy-metal-associated domain-containing protein, which translates to MKKIFIVTMILAATLFVVCNSNASNKVIQEAPRIQAKHPSMNHNNHTSVQKAGLEHAIFSVQGLCEICKERIETAAKSVKGVASANWDIKKKKIDVNFDSKLTNLDTISKAITKVGHDTEKFKADSKAYNSLPSCCKYRK; encoded by the coding sequence ATGAAAAAGATTTTTATAGTAACAATGATTTTAGCTGCAACTTTATTTGTAGTATGTAATTCTAATGCCTCAAATAAGGTTATACAGGAAGCCCCAAGGATACAAGCTAAACATCCCAGCATGAATCATAATAATCATACTTCTGTACAAAAAGCTGGTCTTGAACATGCTATATTCAGTGTACAAGGGCTTTGTGAAATTTGTAAGGAGCGTATTGAAACTGCGGCAAAAAGTGTGAAAGGTGTTGCTTCTGCCAACTGGGATATAAAAAAGAAGAAAATTGATGTCAATTTCGATTCTAAATTAACAAATCTCGATACTATAAGCAAAGCGATTACGAAGGTTGGACATGACACAGAAAAGTTTAAAGCTGACAGTAAAGCTTATAATTCTCTCCCTAGTTGCTGTAAATATAGAAAATAG
- a CDS encoding ABC transporter ATP-binding protein, which produces MKEQKLETILEVKNLKKVYFKEDGETLIAVNGISFDLIKGEIFSFLGPNGAGKSTTINMLTAQLTPTSGEIIFQGQSLKDNPIFAKSKVGVVAQHNNLDRGLTARENLIYHGRYFGMSESEAVNRADELLESFGLTDWKNDYVKSFSGGMAQRLKIARAIMHQPEILFLDEPTTGLDPAYREVLWKQVLKLNKDFNTTVFLTTHYMEEPERFSDRVAIYNKGVIKAIGTVQELRELVPSQTIISITLDNVTEEIVDEVKKLPDVISLSLKDEKNFIVYAENSRNVLNELLVWIENKHLSLESINLSATTLDDMFIYLTTNDLKIN; this is translated from the coding sequence ATGAAAGAACAAAAATTAGAAACTATTCTTGAAGTAAAGAATCTCAAGAAAGTATATTTTAAAGAAGATGGAGAGACTCTCATTGCAGTCAATGGTATATCCTTTGATCTGATAAAAGGAGAAATATTCTCTTTCTTAGGACCTAATGGTGCAGGCAAGAGTACAACAATCAATATGTTAACAGCTCAACTAACCCCGACATCAGGAGAAATCATTTTTCAAGGTCAGTCTTTGAAGGATAATCCCATTTTCGCAAAAAGTAAAGTTGGGGTAGTCGCTCAACATAACAATCTAGACAGGGGGCTCACTGCTCGTGAAAATTTAATTTACCATGGACGGTATTTTGGAATGAGTGAATCTGAAGCTGTAAATCGGGCTGATGAACTGCTTGAAAGTTTTGGCCTTACAGATTGGAAGAATGATTATGTCAAAAGTTTTTCAGGGGGTATGGCACAGCGATTGAAAATAGCTAGGGCAATAATGCATCAACCTGAAATATTGTTCTTGGATGAACCTACTACAGGACTGGATCCTGCCTATCGGGAAGTTTTATGGAAGCAGGTGTTAAAATTGAATAAAGACTTTAATACAACTGTGTTTCTTACAACTCATTATATGGAGGAACCAGAGCGTTTTTCCGATAGAGTAGCTATTTATAATAAAGGAGTAATAAAAGCGATTGGAACAGTACAGGAGTTGAGAGAATTAGTTCCTTCCCAAACGATTATTTCTATTACTTTAGATAATGTGACAGAAGAAATTGTAGATGAAGTAAAAAAGCTACCAGATGTTATTAGTTTGAGTCTAAAAGATGAAAAGAACTTTATAGTATATGCTGAAAACAGTAGGAATGTACTTAATGAACTCCTTGTCTGGATCGAAAATAAGCATCTTAGCTTAGAAAGTATCAATCTAAGTGCTACGACTTTGGATGATATGTTTATATATTTGACAACTAATGATTTGAAAATCAATTAA
- a CDS encoding heavy-metal-associated domain-containing protein, with amino-acid sequence MKMRFISLLIIVFFSSMTIHAKERTEEFLVNGKCDMCQERIVMAALSLSGVTKANWNIDTKIATITFDDSKTELDSIHASIAKAGHDTKLYKADDEIYENLLACCKYDRNKLVAPAKPNRHIHK; translated from the coding sequence ATGAAAATGAGATTTATAAGTTTATTGATTATTGTTTTTTTTAGTTCTATGACAATCCATGCAAAAGAAAGGACAGAAGAATTCCTTGTGAATGGAAAATGTGATATGTGTCAGGAGCGTATTGTAATGGCAGCTTTATCCCTTAGTGGAGTGACCAAAGCAAATTGGAATATAGATACCAAAATTGCTACCATCACATTTGATGATTCAAAAACAGAGCTTGACAGTATACATGCAAGTATAGCTAAAGCTGGTCATGATACAAAATTGTATAAAGCAGATGATGAAATATACGAAAATTTACTTGCTTGTTGTAAGTATGACAGAAACAAATTGGTTGCACCAGCAAAGCCAAATAGACATATACATAAATAA
- a CDS encoding efflux RND transporter periplasmic adaptor subunit has product MDTNKLKQVFRNNYVRYGIILIAGLLLGWLIFSGGSESIPGEDHSGHTHEMTTDENGKQVWTCSMHPQIKMDKPGKCPICAMDLIPLKTTGSGDAAIDPSAIQMSAEAVALANIQTTVVSKQNPVKELRLYGTVQADERLSQSQTSHVNGRIEKLFVNFTGERVGQGQTIATIYSPELLSAQQELLEAAKMQSVQPTLLQAAREKLRLWKLTDEQISRIERSKTVSPYVEVKATTSGIVVGKKVSQGDYINQGNVLFDIANLSRVWIMFDAYESDLPFLKVGDKLEYSLQALPGKTFSGTISFINPILDPVTRTVKIRIEASNPGTQLKPEMYANAVIKSPLNQYDNQFVIPKSAILWTGKRSIVYMKQPGTVTPSFMLHQVELGPSLGDSYVVLSGINDGDEIVTNGVFTIDASAQLEGKHSMMNESSSRAVTGHEGHNMSGGSHAGHDMSSMSGSSQQGMSAKSERSIIQVQGLCEICKNRIEKAAKSVNGVISATWDEKTKQLQLNFDPSKTSLDKISGAIAKAGHDTDKHKASKAAYDALPSCCKYRNS; this is encoded by the coding sequence ATGGATACGAATAAGCTAAAACAAGTGTTCAGAAATAATTATGTCAGGTATGGGATTATCCTGATAGCCGGTCTACTTCTGGGCTGGTTAATCTTCTCAGGCGGCTCGGAGAGTATACCCGGAGAAGATCATTCCGGGCATACACATGAGATGACTACCGATGAGAACGGCAAACAGGTTTGGACCTGTTCAATGCACCCACAGATAAAGATGGATAAGCCAGGCAAATGTCCGATTTGTGCGATGGATCTGATTCCGTTGAAAACAACAGGCTCGGGAGATGCGGCAATCGATCCGTCGGCTATCCAGATGTCGGCAGAAGCGGTTGCACTGGCCAATATCCAGACAACGGTTGTAAGTAAACAAAATCCGGTAAAGGAACTGCGCCTTTACGGAACCGTTCAGGCAGACGAGCGTTTGTCTCAATCCCAGACCTCTCATGTCAACGGACGTATAGAAAAACTGTTTGTAAATTTTACAGGAGAACGTGTGGGTCAGGGTCAGACTATAGCGACTATTTATTCCCCTGAATTGTTGAGTGCGCAACAGGAGTTGCTGGAAGCGGCAAAGATGCAATCAGTTCAACCGACCTTATTGCAGGCAGCCCGAGAGAAACTACGTCTCTGGAAGCTTACCGATGAGCAGATATCACGGATAGAACGATCAAAAACGGTATCTCCTTATGTTGAAGTCAAAGCTACAACCAGTGGTATTGTGGTTGGAAAAAAAGTAAGCCAAGGGGATTATATCAATCAGGGCAATGTTCTGTTTGATATCGCCAATCTCTCACGAGTGTGGATTATGTTTGATGCATATGAATCGGATCTTCCCTTTTTAAAGGTTGGAGATAAATTGGAATACAGCCTTCAGGCCTTACCCGGTAAAACCTTTTCTGGTACAATCTCGTTTATCAATCCTATCTTAGATCCTGTAACCCGTACGGTTAAGATTCGTATAGAGGCTTCCAATCCGGGCACTCAATTAAAGCCGGAAATGTATGCCAATGCTGTAATAAAGTCACCTTTAAATCAGTATGATAATCAATTTGTTATACCTAAGTCTGCTATTCTCTGGACAGGAAAGCGGTCGATTGTATACATGAAGCAGCCAGGAACGGTGACTCCGTCTTTCATGCTTCATCAGGTTGAACTGGGTCCATCTTTAGGCGATTCGTATGTAGTTCTATCAGGAATCAACGATGGTGACGAAATTGTAACTAACGGAGTCTTTACAATAGATGCGAGTGCACAACTGGAGGGTAAACATAGCATGATGAACGAAAGTTCTTCCCGTGCGGTGACCGGACATGAAGGGCATAATATGTCAGGAGGATCACATGCAGGGCATGATATGTCTTCAATGTCGGGGAGTTCTCAACAAGGGATGTCTGCAAAATCCGAACGGAGTATAATTCAAGTACAAGGTCTTTGTGAAATCTGTAAGAATCGTATTGAAAAGGCTGCAAAATCAGTAAACGGAGTAATCTCGGCGACATGGGATGAGAAGACAAAGCAGCTACAATTGAACTTTGATCCGTCAAAAACTTCACTGGATAAGATTAGCGGGGCTATAGCTAAGGCCGGTCATGATACTGACAAGCATAAGGCCAGCAAAGCAGCTTATGATGCATTGCCAAGCTGCTGTAAATACAGAAATAGTTAA
- a CDS encoding rhodanese-like domain-containing protein, with translation MSPYHFLIGLAFLPSYILAQNYKVIIHPQDSIIIRTDKSRYLLPQDSTLIVDVRTPDEFVQAHYPGALNLPLDTLIGSEEILKKYKNVVVVCRTGKRSKKAKAVLEQNGLENVYDGGDWQILNE, from the coding sequence ATGAGTCCATATCATTTTCTGATAGGATTAGCATTCTTACCGAGCTATATCCTTGCTCAAAACTATAAGGTTATAATACATCCTCAGGATTCTATTATAATCCGTACTGATAAATCCAGATATTTATTACCTCAGGATTCTACACTTATTGTTGATGTTCGAACCCCTGATGAATTTGTTCAGGCACATTATCCAGGAGCACTCAACTTACCGTTAGATACGCTTATCGGTTCTGAAGAGATATTGAAAAAATATAAAAATGTAGTTGTTGTCTGCCGTACAGGCAAAAGGAGTAAAAAAGCAAAAGCTGTTTTGGAACAAAATGGCCTGGAGAATGTATATGATGGGGGGGACTGGCAAATTTTAAATGAGTAA
- a CDS encoding efflux RND transporter permease subunit — translation MLNKIIKYFLNNRLITLLLLVILIVWGLSTAPFNWHGGLLPRDPVPVDAIPDIGENQQIVASEWMGRSPKDIQDQITYPLTTSLLGIPGVKTIRSTSMFGMSFIYIIFDDNIEFYWSRSRILEKLNSLPAGTLPEGVQPSLGPDATALGQIFWYTLEGRNPETGKPTGGWDPDELRTVQDFYAKYSISSAEGVSEVASIGGYIKEYQVEINPNAIRAFNVTIMDVMGAIQKSNLDIGAETVEINKAEYLVRGLGYIKKVSDLEEAVVTVRNGVPVKIKDVAFVNLGPATRRGGLDKEGVEAVGGVVVARYGSNPMQVIQNVKDKIKEMEAGLPQKTLADGTVSKVTVVPFYDRSGLIQETIGTLETALSHEVLICIIVVIVLVFNLRASVVISSILPIAVLMTFILMRYLGIEANIVALSGIAIAIGVMVDVGVVFVENIIRHMEEESNKGITKGKAFVDLIYKSVSEVSGALSTAMLTTIISFLPVFAMEAQEGKLFKPLAYTKTFALLSAFLLGVAMLPTLAYYVFSLKISSKLIRKVCNITLVVSGIILLISTGIVPVIGLTLFGLNNLFSHKWNNNKIPTYLNVGIAILIAVYYLTIEWLPVGTKEGIPVNFIFVVLAIAVILGMLWVLVLYYERILRWCLAHRWKFMLIPVVTVFFGMIIWMGFDKTFGFVANGFEAIGWKTFRQTSVWQASSNKFPGVGEEFMPSLNEGSFLLMPTSMPHTGIEQNLGYIETLDKRISNIPEVEITVGKWGRVNSALDPAPTQMFENTINYRPEYILDQNGHRQRFKVNGKGEFLLANGSVYNPKNEFRIIPADSLIIDENGDYFRQWRPKIKKTDDIWQEIVNISHMPGLTSSPKLQPIEARLVMLSTGMRAPMGIKVSGPDLESIEKGGKALETALKDVPSILPSTVFYDRAVGAPYIEIKLNRENMARYGITVADLQEVISAAVGGMPLTTTVEGRERFPVRLRYPRELRENPEELSRLIIPTATGAQIPLSEVADIEYTKGAQMIQSENTFLLGYVIFDKAAGKAEVEVVKEADKILKGKIASGEIQLPKGVSYKFAGNYEQQERAANRLLIVIPLSLLAILLILYFQFKTVTASLIHFSGVIVAFAGGFILLWLYGEPWFMNFSIGGNNLRDMFQMHPINLSIAVWVGFIALFGIATNDGVLMGTYIHDTFLKENPHTKDEIREAVVHAGLKRVRPAAMTTATALIALLPVLTSTGKGSDIMIPMAIPTFGGMLIQSMTMFVVPVFQCWWRESAIRKHGSIKE, via the coding sequence ATGCTTAACAAAATTATTAAGTATTTTTTAAATAACAGATTGATAACATTGTTATTGCTTGTTATTCTAATTGTTTGGGGATTATCAACTGCACCTTTTAACTGGCATGGAGGATTATTACCTCGCGATCCGGTTCCGGTAGATGCTATCCCTGATATAGGAGAGAACCAGCAAATAGTGGCATCCGAATGGATGGGACGTTCACCGAAAGACATTCAGGATCAGATAACTTATCCACTGACAACATCCCTATTAGGGATACCTGGGGTAAAAACCATCCGTAGTACATCCATGTTCGGAATGTCTTTCATCTATATCATATTTGATGACAATATAGAGTTTTACTGGAGTCGTTCTCGTATTCTGGAAAAACTAAACTCTCTCCCAGCCGGAACACTTCCAGAAGGGGTACAACCTAGTTTAGGACCAGACGCAACCGCTTTAGGTCAGATATTTTGGTATACATTGGAAGGTCGTAATCCTGAAACGGGAAAACCGACCGGAGGTTGGGATCCTGATGAATTAAGAACTGTTCAGGATTTTTATGCCAAATATTCTATTTCATCAGCCGAAGGGGTCTCAGAAGTAGCTTCTATCGGTGGATATATCAAAGAGTATCAGGTTGAGATAAATCCGAATGCTATAAGAGCATTCAATGTTACCATTATGGATGTGATGGGAGCTATTCAAAAGAGTAATCTGGATATCGGAGCCGAAACTGTAGAAATCAACAAGGCAGAATATCTGGTTAGAGGCCTGGGATACATAAAAAAAGTTTCAGATCTGGAAGAAGCTGTTGTGACAGTCCGAAATGGAGTTCCGGTTAAAATCAAGGATGTTGCATTTGTGAACCTAGGACCAGCTACCCGTCGGGGTGGACTGGATAAAGAAGGTGTTGAAGCAGTAGGTGGAGTTGTTGTTGCCCGTTATGGTTCTAATCCGATGCAGGTCATACAAAATGTAAAAGATAAGATCAAGGAAATGGAAGCCGGCCTTCCTCAAAAGACATTAGCTGACGGTACTGTTTCCAAAGTGACTGTAGTTCCCTTTTATGATAGGTCCGGGTTGATACAGGAAACAATCGGGACGCTTGAAACAGCTTTGTCTCATGAAGTCCTTATTTGTATTATTGTCGTTATTGTGCTTGTCTTTAATCTAAGAGCATCGGTTGTTATATCGAGTATTTTACCCATAGCTGTACTTATGACGTTTATACTTATGCGTTATCTGGGTATTGAAGCCAATATTGTGGCTTTGTCCGGTATTGCCATAGCTATCGGGGTAATGGTAGATGTTGGTGTCGTTTTTGTCGAGAATATTATCCGGCATATGGAAGAGGAATCGAATAAGGGTATAACGAAAGGGAAAGCTTTTGTAGATTTGATATACAAGAGTGTTAGCGAAGTATCAGGTGCATTGTCTACTGCTATGTTAACTACTATTATCAGTTTCCTTCCTGTATTCGCTATGGAAGCTCAAGAAGGTAAGCTATTTAAACCTCTAGCCTATACGAAGACTTTTGCCCTATTATCTGCTTTCTTACTTGGAGTAGCAATGCTACCTACATTGGCTTATTATGTCTTTTCTCTCAAAATAAGCTCCAAGCTAATTCGCAAGGTTTGTAACATCACACTAGTTGTTAGTGGTATTATCTTGCTTATATCTACAGGGATTGTACCTGTGATTGGATTGACTCTATTCGGGCTGAATAATTTATTTTCTCATAAATGGAATAATAATAAAATACCTACCTATCTAAATGTTGGGATAGCAATTCTAATTGCAGTGTATTATCTTACTATAGAATGGTTACCTGTAGGTACGAAGGAAGGTATTCCTGTCAATTTTATTTTTGTTGTTCTGGCTATTGCTGTTATATTGGGTATGCTATGGGTATTGGTGCTTTATTACGAACGGATTCTGCGTTGGTGTCTTGCCCATCGTTGGAAGTTTATGCTCATACCTGTTGTTACAGTATTCTTCGGTATGATTATCTGGATGGGATTTGATAAGACATTCGGATTTGTAGCTAATGGCTTTGAAGCTATAGGATGGAAAACATTCAGGCAAACAAGTGTATGGCAAGCGTCCAGTAATAAATTTCCGGGTGTTGGAGAAGAATTTATGCCGAGTTTGAATGAAGGTTCTTTCCTTTTGATGCCTACAAGTATGCCTCATACCGGTATAGAACAAAATCTTGGTTATATCGAAACATTGGATAAGCGTATATCGAATATTCCTGAGGTGGAAATCACGGTAGGTAAATGGGGGCGTGTTAATTCAGCCCTTGACCCTGCACCAACCCAGATGTTCGAAAACACCATAAATTATCGTCCAGAATATATTTTGGATCAAAATGGACATCGCCAACGCTTCAAAGTAAACGGAAAAGGTGAGTTTTTGCTTGCTAATGGATCGGTTTATAATCCCAAAAATGAGTTCAGGATTATTCCTGCAGACAGCTTAATTATTGATGAGAACGGGGATTATTTCCGTCAATGGCGTCCTAAAATAAAGAAAACGGATGATATCTGGCAGGAAATCGTAAATATATCTCATATGCCGGGACTTACCTCTTCTCCGAAATTGCAACCGATAGAGGCCCGTCTGGTTATGTTATCAACGGGAATGCGTGCTCCGATGGGAATAAAAGTATCAGGTCCTGACCTTGAGTCTATTGAGAAAGGTGGTAAAGCTCTAGAGACCGCATTGAAAGATGTACCGTCGATACTTCCTTCAACAGTATTTTATGATCGAGCAGTAGGAGCTCCATATATCGAAATCAAGCTGAACCGAGAGAATATGGCAAGGTACGGTATTACTGTAGCTGATTTGCAAGAAGTAATCAGTGCGGCAGTAGGAGGCATGCCATTGACGACGACGGTAGAAGGACGAGAACGTTTTCCTGTCAGATTACGGTATCCCCGTGAGTTGAGAGAAAATCCTGAAGAACTGTCCCGGCTTATTATACCTACAGCAACAGGTGCACAGATTCCTCTTAGTGAGGTGGCAGATATAGAATATACAAAAGGAGCCCAAATGATACAAAGTGAAAATACCTTTCTCTTGGGATATGTTATTTTCGATAAAGCAGCAGGTAAGGCCGAAGTTGAAGTTGTGAAAGAAGCCGATAAAATATTAAAAGGAAAAATTGCATCGGGAGAGATTCAACTACCGAAAGGAGTTTCGTACAAGTTTGCAGGAAATTATGAACAGCAGGAACGTGCAGCTAATCGCTTACTTATAGTAATACCATTGAGTCTACTTGCTATATTGCTTATTCTTTATTTCCAATTTAAAACAGTTACAGCGTCACTAATACATTTCTCGGGTGTTATAGTCGCTTTTGCCGGAGGATTTATTCTGCTATGGTTGTATGGAGAACCTTGGTTTATGAATTTCTCAATAGGAGGAAATAATCTGCGAGACATGTTCCAGATGCATCCGATCAACTTAAGTATAGCTGTATGGGTTGGATTTATAGCCCTGTTCGGTATAGCTACTAATGATGGAGTCTTGATGGGGACTTATATACATGATACATTTCTGAAAGAAAATCCTCACACAAAAGATGAAATAAGGGAAGCTGTAGTACATGCCGGATTAAAAAGGGTACGTCCGGCTGCTATGACCACGGCAACAGCACTTATTGCGTTATTGCCTGTACTGACCTCTACCGGAAAAGGATCTGATATAATGATCCCGATGGCTATACCTACTTTCGGGGGGATGCTAATACAGTCCATGACCATGTTTGTTGTTCCTGTATTTCAGTGCTGGTGGAGAGAATCAGCTATCAGAAAGCACGGAAGTATTAAAGAATAA
- a CDS encoding ABC transporter permease has translation MEKKLNQLNVFQIMVKRDLLIQSRGWKEFVFRVGMLPFILILTYGFVLPQIGVLDIAFPNQMFPGMLGMSLLVTGIHGTAVPLAMDFNSTREIEDRLQAPVNIRVVAWAKMFVGIIESWIGALIVLPISLIFMGSHLNISLDVASGFFLFVVLLLSSITSATLGLLVGTIVKPTQIAAMFPGFLMPLIFTGAIFFNWSGLQAIPVMKYLTLINPLVYINEALRFILNSTGETMPIIFSLSGIIIFTLLLGYYGMNRFIKMANR, from the coding sequence ATGGAAAAGAAATTAAATCAGTTGAATGTGTTTCAAATAATGGTAAAACGGGATTTGCTTATCCAAAGCCGAGGTTGGAAAGAGTTTGTCTTTAGGGTAGGGATGTTACCTTTTATATTGATTTTAACATATGGGTTTGTTCTGCCCCAAATAGGGGTATTAGATATTGCTTTTCCGAATCAGATGTTTCCTGGTATGCTTGGTATGAGTTTGTTAGTTACAGGGATTCACGGAACAGCTGTGCCATTAGCAATGGATTTTAACAGCACACGAGAAATCGAAGATAGGCTTCAAGCTCCCGTTAATATAAGGGTTGTAGCTTGGGCGAAGATGTTTGTGGGAATAATTGAGTCTTGGATTGGAGCACTGATTGTGCTGCCTATCTCTTTGATATTTATGGGTAGTCATCTCAATATTTCGCTAGATGTCGCGAGTGGCTTTTTTTTATTTGTCGTACTTTTACTTAGTTCTATTACATCTGCAACATTAGGATTATTAGTTGGAACCATCGTAAAACCAACCCAGATTGCAGCTATGTTTCCTGGTTTTTTGATGCCTTTGATATTTACTGGAGCTATCTTTTTCAATTGGTCAGGGCTTCAGGCAATTCCTGTAATGAAGTATCTGACTCTCATTAATCCATTAGTATATATCAATGAAGCATTACGCTTTATTCTTAATTCAACTGGAGAAACGATGCCTATAATATTCAGTCTATCTGGAATTATCATATTTACTCTACTCTTGGGGTATTATGGAATGAATCGATTTATTAAAATGGCAAATAGATAA
- a CDS encoding TolC family protein, producing the protein MKRNYVIYLLGVLVMAISLTNVYGQTGDSLNHYLQVAAQNNPGVKADFLAYKASLQKIPQAGAYQDPNLEMGVYLQPMDIIGGKQVAEFKLMQMLPWFGTKKAAQTEAMHMAKMSYEKFRETRDNLYLDVYTQWYILCSLQQRLLNNRENKALLTQLEELAIRKFSSPSGSSSSRYSIASPVPSSSSSGLPAVSGGGMSGMSSMGGNSSGSTIGSSSGMSSMGGGAGGMSSSMGSTPSGMSDVLRIQLEIAEIDNNIASLLSEIKAEKAKFNTYLNREVGHDVEIPESFTQTAFLFDGVSIMSKIENQNPMLGMITEEGLSYKAKAEMDKKMSYPMFGIGLQYMVNKKTDEAMLSMGDMNGKDMIMPMFSVSIPLYRNKYKAQQRESKLWWQSSREKYTNTRNSLESELYKTKHLLDDASRRVSLYKKQEELAKTTYNLIVQEFVSGKSDLTNVIQVQRQLLDYQLKGAESIASYNTMVASIEKLISFKQETEQ; encoded by the coding sequence ATGAAAAGAAATTATGTAATATATTTATTGGGTGTATTGGTAATGGCGATTTCTCTTACGAATGTTTATGGGCAGACTGGAGATTCCTTAAACCATTACTTACAGGTTGCGGCTCAAAATAATCCGGGTGTAAAGGCTGATTTTCTGGCCTACAAAGCATCATTGCAAAAGATACCGCAAGCAGGAGCCTATCAGGATCCAAATCTGGAAATGGGAGTTTACCTTCAGCCTATGGATATCATAGGCGGAAAGCAGGTTGCGGAGTTCAAGCTGATGCAGATGCTTCCATGGTTCGGGACAAAGAAAGCCGCACAAACAGAAGCGATGCATATGGCCAAGATGTCTTATGAAAAATTCAGGGAAACAAGAGACAATCTTTATCTGGATGTTTATACACAGTGGTATATCTTATGCAGTTTGCAGCAACGTTTACTGAATAATAGGGAAAATAAGGCATTGCTCACCCAACTGGAAGAGTTGGCTATACGGAAATTTTCTTCCCCATCAGGGAGTTCTTCATCCCGATATTCGATAGCTTCACCAGTTCCGTCTTCGTCCTCTAGTGGTCTACCTGCCGTATCCGGAGGAGGGATGTCTGGTATGTCCTCAATGGGAGGCAACAGTTCCGGGTCAACAATTGGAAGCTCTTCAGGTATGTCTTCAATGGGAGGGGGGGCAGGTGGAATGTCTTCCTCTATGGGTTCTACCCCATCGGGAATGTCAGATGTCCTTCGTATACAGCTTGAGATCGCAGAAATAGATAATAATATAGCGAGTCTGCTTTCAGAGATAAAAGCGGAGAAGGCAAAGTTTAACACCTACCTGAACCGGGAAGTCGGCCATGATGTCGAGATTCCGGAATCGTTTACTCAGACAGCTTTTTTATTCGACGGGGTATCTATCATGTCCAAGATAGAGAATCAAAATCCGATGCTTGGAATGATAACCGAGGAAGGGCTTTCATATAAGGCAAAGGCCGAAATGGATAAAAAGATGAGTTATCCGATGTTCGGTATCGGGTTGCAATATATGGTTAATAAGAAGACCGATGAAGCTATGCTTTCAATGGGAGATATGAATGGCAAAGATATGATCATGCCTATGTTCTCAGTGAGTATACCCTTATACCGAAATAAATATAAGGCACAGCAGCGGGAAAGCAAACTGTGGTGGCAATCGAGCCGAGAGAAGTATACCAATACGCGTAACAGTCTGGAATCGGAATTATATAAGACCAAGCATTTACTGGACGATGCCTCCCGCAGAGTATCATTGTATAAGAAACAGGAGGAATTAGCCAAGACGACCTATAACCTGATAGTTCAGGAATTTGTTTCCGGCAAGAGCGACCTGACTAATGTTATCCAGGTGCAACGCCAGCTTCTGGACTACCAGTTAAAAGGAGCGGAATCAATAGCCAGTTACAACACGATGGTTGCTTCTATCGAGAAATTAATATCATTTAAACAAGAAACAGAACAATAA